TCCCGGGAGCAGGGCGGCTCCGGTGATGGAGCTGTTCCGGGTCCCTCGGAATTCCGCATCGGCCACCCAGGTATAGTTGATGTCGAAGATCACGTCCTGATCTCGGTTCTGGCCGGTCACGGCGTCCAAGAGATCCAATTTGGTGGCGAATTCGATTCCGCGATGCATGGTCTTGCCCGCGCTGGTGAGCGTGGCGCCGACCCCTCCCGCCACCGATTGGGAGATGATCTGGTTCTCGAAGTCCAGCCAGAAGAAGGTCAACTCATAGCCGGACCAGGGAGTCGGGTTGCCCCTGGTTCCGATCTCATAGGTCCAGCTCAACTCGGGATCCAGGTCGACCACTGCGCCGGTCCCCGTGACCGTGTCGGAAATCTGCGGCGGCGACATGCCGCGGTGCACCCCTGCGAAGACCATATGGTTCTTGTTGAACGAATAGGTGGCGCCGATGCCCGGCAAGACCTCGGTAAAATGGTTTTTGCCGAACGCCCCGTCGCCGTTGTTGGCCAGCCGGTTGTTCTGATCGAAGTTGATATGCTCAACCCGGAACCCCGGCGTGAGGGTAAATTGGCCCATGATCAACCGTTCTTGGAAAAACATGGCATAGGCGTTCGTCGTGCGGAGATTGCTCTCTCCCAAGCAGGTCGTGGCGCCAGGCGTATTGTTGAAGCAACCGAAGGGGGTTCCGACGCCCGATGCGAAATTCCGAAACTGGATACGGTCGGATTGTTCCCACATATAACGGGCCCCGAAATCCGCTTCCGCGCTGATGCCGAACAGCTTGTGGATATAGTGGAACCGTGGCTCGATGCCGTAGACCCAGTATTCCCGGGCGTTGGTGAACCGCTGGTTTGCCGGGACGACGGCAAAGGAGGTGGCGGGCAAGGAATTGCCGAGCTGAACGCCGCCCACGGGGTTCCCGTTGACATCCACGCCCTGCTGGGCTTGCCTCGTCCAGTCACGTGCGATGTAGTGGCCGAAGAAATTGGTGGTCGAGGTCAGGTTGGCCGTGAACATGTGGTTGACGGCAACATGGAAGCCGATGCGCGTGAAGTCAAAGTTGTCATTGTTGAACGGCGTGGTGCGAGGGTCTTGCGTCGCATACATGGCCTCGGTCAGGCCTTGATAGCCGATGCCGGAATCCTCCCGATAGTAGTTGAACTTGGCCAGGATCTGGGTCCGATCGCTCAGCTCGTGCACGGTTTTGAAGGTCAGGTCATCGACCTTGGCCCGGACGTTGGTAAACCGAGGCGTATCGCTTTGATAGTGGGTGTAGTCAACCAAATATCCGGTCTTGCCCCAGGTGCCCCCGTAGTCAAAATGAGTGTTGATGTAATTCAAATTGCCGCCCCAGAACTGAAAATTGCCCTGAGGCGTGGTGGGCGGCATGCGCGTAATCAGGTTCATCACGCCGCCGATGTTCTGTGGTCCGAAGAGCAACTGCCCGCTGCCCTTCAGGACCTCGATCCGGTCGAACCGGAAGATCGGAGGAAAGTAATAGGACGAGGGGTCGCCGTAGGGCATCAGCATGATCGGCACCCCGTCTTCCATGATGTGCACCTTGCGGCTGCGGGTCGGGTCAAGTCCCCTGATCCCGATGTTCGGCCTGATTCCCAATCCATCCTCGTCCCGCACGTTGACGCCCGGCACCTCGCGCAGGGCCTCGTTGATGGTGAAGCGATGGTTCTGCTCGATGGATTCTTTCGTGATGACGCGTCCGGAGCCCGGAATATGCTCCAACGCATCAGGAGCGGTCCCGATGACCTCCGTCAGGGGGATCTTGATGGGCTTTTCCTCCTCTTTAGCTTGAGCTGGCTCCTCGCCACGAGCGTCCTCGCTTTTCGGAGATCCCTCCGACTGCTCCGTGGCCGATGGCGACTGCGCAAAGGCGTGAGGCGTGAGTCCCGAAGGCATCGCGAGCGCCCACGACAGGGTCGCCGCTGCCACAAGTTTGATATTAAAATTAGTTCCTATTCTCAATAAGCACCTACAAAAAGAACGTTCACACATTGTTTCCTCCTCTCGGAAACATCTAACCGTTAAGGGTGAGCTGCAAGAAAAGCGGCTGCGGACAGGTTGTCATGAAGCCGGTC
The DNA window shown above is from Nitrospira tepida and carries:
- a CDS encoding TonB-dependent receptor family protein, with the translated sequence MPSGLTPHAFAQSPSATEQSEGSPKSEDARGEEPAQAKEEEKPIKIPLTEVIGTAPDALEHIPGSGRVITKESIEQNHRFTINEALREVPGVNVRDEDGLGIRPNIGIRGLDPTRSRKVHIMEDGVPIMLMPYGDPSSYYFPPIFRFDRIEVLKGSGQLLFGPQNIGGVMNLITRMPPTTPQGNFQFWGGNLNYINTHFDYGGTWGKTGYLVDYTHYQSDTPRFTNVRAKVDDLTFKTVHELSDRTQILAKFNYYREDSGIGYQGLTEAMYATQDPRTTPFNNDNFDFTRIGFHVAVNHMFTANLTSTTNFFGHYIARDWTRQAQQGVDVNGNPVGGVQLGNSLPATSFAVVPANQRFTNAREYWVYGIEPRFHYIHKLFGISAEADFGARYMWEQSDRIQFRNFASGVGTPFGCFNNTPGATTCLGESNLRTTNAYAMFFQERLIMGQFTLTPGFRVEHINFDQNNRLANNGDGAFGKNHFTEVLPGIGATYSFNKNHMVFAGVHRGMSPPQISDTVTGTGAVVDLDPELSWTYEIGTRGNPTPWSGYELTFFWLDFENQIISQSVAGGVGATLTSAGKTMHRGIEFATKLDLLDAVTGQNRDQDVIFDINYTWVADAEFRGTRNSSITGAALLPGEAATVSVSGNRLPYSPRHMLTAGLGYTHRPFGFSARLETQCLSDMFGDDRNTVTPTPNGQRGLIQGWCVLNAAINQYVKPIKTTFFFVGKNMLDQTFIVDRTRGIYAGLPALWQAGAKWTF